In Sphingomonas sp. SUN019, one genomic interval encodes:
- the gatA gene encoding Asp-tRNA(Asn)/Glu-tRNA(Gln) amidotransferase subunit GatA has translation MTVLTDLGIREIRDGVRVGTFSARDVADAFVVAVSKAKPLNAFLVETPDHAIAAATATDDARASGEVLKPLAGVPIGMKDLFCTKGVTTTAASHILGGFTPQYESTVSQNLWDAGAGMLGKLNMDQFAMGSSNETSAFGNVISPWRRSDGGNAPLAPGGSSGGSAAAVAARICPGATGTDTGGSIRQPAAFVGISGIKPTYGRCSRWGTIAFASSLDQAGPMARDVRDCAILLEAMAGFDAKDATSLKLDVPQWEAGLNASLAGKRVGIPKEYRVDDMPEEIEALWKQGIEWVKDAGAEVVEVSLPHTKYALPAYYIIAPAEASSNLARYDGVRFGLRDLPEGAGLQDMYAATRAAGFGEEVKRRILIGTYVLSAGFYDAYFTQASKIRTLIARDFERAFEQCDVLLTPTAPSAAFALGDKSADPLAMYLNDVFTVPSSLAGLPAMSVPGGVDKAGLPLGLQIIGRALDEQGVLNAALAIEERAGFVARPEAWW, from the coding sequence ATGACCGTTCTGACCGACCTTGGCATTCGCGAAATCCGCGATGGCGTGCGTGTAGGGACTTTCTCTGCGCGCGACGTGGCCGATGCGTTCGTCGTCGCGGTCAGCAAGGCCAAGCCGTTGAACGCGTTCCTTGTCGAAACCCCCGATCACGCGATCGCCGCAGCCACGGCGACCGACGATGCGCGGGCGTCGGGCGAGGTGCTGAAGCCGCTGGCGGGCGTGCCGATCGGCATGAAGGATCTGTTCTGCACGAAGGGCGTGACGACCACCGCGGCCAGCCACATCCTGGGCGGCTTCACCCCGCAGTATGAATCGACCGTTTCGCAGAATTTGTGGGATGCGGGCGCGGGGATGCTCGGCAAGCTGAACATGGACCAGTTCGCGATGGGTTCGTCGAACGAGACCAGCGCGTTCGGCAATGTCATCAGTCCGTGGCGGCGGAGCGACGGCGGCAACGCACCGCTCGCCCCCGGCGGATCGTCGGGCGGGTCGGCGGCGGCGGTTGCTGCACGCATCTGCCCCGGCGCGACCGGCACCGACACCGGCGGCTCGATCCGTCAGCCTGCGGCGTTCGTCGGCATTTCTGGCATCAAGCCCACCTATGGCCGCTGCTCGCGTTGGGGCACGATCGCGTTCGCCTCGTCGCTCGACCAGGCGGGACCGATGGCGCGCGACGTGCGTGACTGCGCGATCCTGCTGGAGGCGATGGCCGGGTTCGACGCGAAGGACGCGACGTCGCTCAAGCTCGACGTGCCGCAGTGGGAGGCGGGGCTGAACGCGTCGCTGGCGGGCAAGCGCGTCGGTATCCCGAAGGAATACCGCGTCGATGATATGCCCGAGGAGATCGAGGCGCTGTGGAAGCAGGGCATCGAATGGGTGAAGGATGCGGGCGCGGAAGTGGTCGAAGTATCGCTGCCGCACACGAAATACGCGCTGCCGGCCTATTACATCATCGCGCCGGCTGAGGCGTCGTCGAACCTGGCGCGCTATGACGGCGTGCGCTTCGGCCTGCGCGATCTGCCCGAGGGGGCGGGGCTGCAGGACATGTACGCCGCGACGCGTGCGGCGGGCTTTGGCGAAGAAGTGAAGCGGCGCATTCTGATCGGAACTTATGTCCTTTCTGCAGGGTTTTATGATGCCTATTTCACGCAGGCGTCGAAGATCAGGACGCTGATCGCGCGCGATTTCGAGCGAGCGTTCGAACAGTGCGACGTGCTGCTGACCCCGACCGCGCCGTCCGCCGCCTTCGCGCTGGGCGACAAGAGCGCCGATCCGCTCGCGATGTATCTGAACGACGTCTTCACGGTGCCATCGTCGCTGGCGGGATTGCCCGCGATGAGCGTGCCCGGCGGGGTCGACAAGGCGGGACTGCCGCTGGGGTTGCAGATCATCGGGCGAGCGTTGGACGAGCAAGGCGTGCTGAACGCCGCCCTCGCGATCGAGGAACGCGCCGGGTTCGTCGCGCGGCCGGAGGCTTGGTGGTAA
- the gatB gene encoding Asp-tRNA(Asn)/Glu-tRNA(Gln) amidotransferase subunit GatB yields the protein MSDYRIQGATGEWEVVIGLEVHAQVTSNAKLFSGAATEFGAEPNTQVSLVDAAMPGMLPVPNRECIRQAVRTGMAIDAQINKWSRFDRKNYFYADLPQGYQISQLYHPIVGEGSLEIEDGDRVKTIGVERIHVEQDAGKLMHDQHPTRSYVDLNRSGVALMEIVSRPDMASPSEAGAYLRKLRAILRYVGSCDGNMEEGSMRADVNVSVRRAGEELGTRTETKNVNSVRFVMAVVEQEAKRQIGVLEDGGRIVQETRLYDPDRNETRSMRSKEDAHDYRYFPDPDLLPLELDDAFLDECRASLPELPGAKRARYEALGITRYNAHVLTAEVESARWFDALLDAGAPAVAGANWMTGELFGALNRLDKPIEESPVTPGQAAELLALVADGTLSGSLAKQVFEIMLETGDAPGRIVEERGLKQTSDTGAIEAVIAEVMAANGDKVADYRGGKDKLFGFFVGQTMRAMGGKANPGVVNDLLKKALG from the coding sequence ATGAGCGACTATCGTATTCAGGGTGCAACGGGCGAGTGGGAGGTCGTGATCGGCCTGGAGGTCCATGCGCAGGTGACATCGAACGCCAAGCTGTTCTCCGGCGCGGCGACCGAATTCGGGGCGGAGCCGAACACGCAGGTGTCGCTGGTCGATGCCGCGATGCCGGGAATGTTGCCGGTGCCGAACCGCGAATGCATCCGTCAGGCGGTGCGCACCGGCATGGCGATCGACGCGCAGATCAATAAATGGTCGCGGTTCGACCGGAAGAATTATTTCTACGCCGATCTGCCGCAGGGTTACCAGATTTCGCAGCTTTATCATCCGATTGTCGGCGAAGGTTCGCTGGAGATCGAGGATGGCGACCGGGTCAAGACGATCGGTGTCGAGCGCATCCATGTCGAGCAGGACGCGGGCAAACTGATGCACGATCAGCATCCGACGCGATCCTATGTCGACCTGAACCGGTCGGGCGTGGCGCTGATGGAGATCGTCAGCCGTCCCGACATGGCGTCGCCGTCGGAGGCGGGGGCGTATCTGCGCAAGCTGCGCGCGATCCTGCGCTACGTCGGGTCGTGCGACGGCAATATGGAAGAAGGATCGATGCGCGCCGACGTCAACGTCAGCGTGCGTAGGGCGGGCGAGGAGCTTGGCACGCGGACCGAGACGAAGAACGTCAATTCGGTGCGCTTCGTGATGGCCGTGGTCGAGCAGGAGGCGAAACGCCAGATCGGTGTGCTGGAGGACGGTGGCCGCATCGTACAGGAAACGCGGCTGTACGATCCCGATCGCAACGAAACGCGGTCGATGCGGTCGAAGGAGGACGCGCACGATTACCGTTACTTCCCCGATCCCGATCTGCTGCCGCTCGAACTGGACGACGCGTTCCTCGACGAATGTCGTGCGTCGTTGCCGGAGTTGCCGGGCGCGAAACGCGCGCGATACGAGGCGCTGGGAATCACGCGCTACAATGCCCACGTGCTGACCGCGGAGGTCGAATCTGCGCGCTGGTTCGATGCGCTGCTAGATGCTGGCGCGCCCGCGGTTGCCGGGGCGAACTGGATGACCGGCGAGTTGTTCGGCGCGCTCAACCGACTGGATAAGCCGATCGAAGAGTCGCCCGTAACGCCCGGACAGGCGGCGGAATTGCTGGCGCTGGTCGCGGACGGGACGTTGTCGGGCAGCCTTGCCAAGCAGGTGTTCGAGATCATGCTCGAAACCGGCGACGCGCCGGGCAGAATCGTCGAGGAGCGCGGACTGAAGCAGACGAGCGACACCGGCGCGATCGAAGCGGTGATCGCCGAGGTGATGGCGGCGAACGGCGACAAGGTGGCGGATTATCGTGGCGGCAAGGACAAATTGTTCGGGTTCTTCGTCGGCCAGACGATGCGCGCGATGGGCGGAAAGGCCAATCCGGGCGTGGTCAACGACCTGCTGAAGAAGGCGTTAGGGTAA